Proteins from a single region of Eublepharis macularius isolate TG4126 chromosome 9, MPM_Emac_v1.0, whole genome shotgun sequence:
- the LOC129336177 gene encoding mesotocin receptor-like, which yields MKNFSFSLQDVVHKPGTSFSQRFYNSTNTTALPERQPRDEQLAQIEIAVLGMLFIAASTGNFILILVLWRKRMKLSRMYVFLLHLSIADLTVAFFLVLPQLFWKITDVFMGPDILCRTISYLQLLSMFASTYMIVVMAMDRFQAVCYPMVPFHKKGSLWNASICTSWFISLVFSIPQVFIFRKSEVSPGVFDCQAGFIEPWGTKLYVTWISVAIFFLPAAILTICHVRICRAVQMNVGLKNYSEFQVTNQKQILPSQARDVNCMSKAMIKTIKMTVVIVVAYVVCWSPFFIAQLWTAWHPSDARTEGPVIAVLMLLGNLNSCVNPWIYMYFCGQLPHCSKKKMDNAAAHEESTNTGSVNLGEKESEDNVTSV from the exons ATGAAGAATTTCTCATTTTCACTTCAAGATGTCGTCCACAAGCCTGGTACTTCTTTTTCTCAGAGGTTTTACAACTCAACAAACACCACAGCTCTGCCTGAAAGACAACCAAGAGATGAACAGTTGGCTCAGATAGAGATTGCTGTGCTAGGAATGTTATTTATAGCAGCCTCCACAGGCAATTTCATTCTCATACTGGTGCTATGGAGGAAAAGAATGAAGCTGTCTAGGATGTATGTGTTTTTGCTTCACCTAAGCATTGCGGACTTGACAGTTGCGTTTTTTCTAGTTCTTCCTCAGCTCTTTTGGAAAATTACAGATGTTTTCATGGGTCCAGATATCCTGTGCAGAACCATCAGCTATCTCCAGTTATTGAGCATGTTTGCCTCTACTTATATGATAGTAGTTATGGCAATGGACAGATTCCAAGCAGTCTGTTACCCTATGGTACCCTTCCACAAGAAAGGGTCTCTTTGGAATGCTTCCATCTGCACCAGTTGGTTTatttctttggttttcagcatTCCCCAAGTATTTATCTTTCGGAAGAGTGAAGTATCTCCAGGTGTCTTTGACTGTCAAGCAGGCTTCATTGAACCCTGGGGCACAAAGCTGTATGTGACTTGGATATCTGTAGCTATTTTCTTCCTTCCTGCGGCTATCCTAACCATATGCCATGTTAGAATCTGCCGAGCAGTCCAAATGAATGTGGGTTTGAAAAACTACAGCGAATTTCAAGTAACAAACCAAAAACAGATATTGCCATCCCAAGCAAGGGATGTGAACTGTATGTCCAAGGCTATGATCAAGACTATAAAGATGACCGTGGTGATAGTTGTCGCTTATGTTGTCTGTTGGTCGCCTTTCTTCATTGCACAGTTGTGGACTGCGTGGCACCCCAGTGATGCTAGAACTGAAG GTCCAGTAATAGCTGTTCTTATGCTCCTAGGAAATCTTAATAGCTGTGTCAACCCATGGATTTATATGTACTTTTGTGGTCAACTACCACactgttcaaagaaaaaaatggacaatGCTGCTGCTCATGAGGAGTCCACAAATACAGGCAGTGTTAACTTGGGAGAGAAAGAATCTGAAGACAATGTTACATCAGTGTAA